Genomic window (Acidobacteriota bacterium):
ACTCCCTGCCGGCCCGATCCGGCCTCCCGGCGCAGCCGGGGAACTGGCGGGACAGCCGCCGGGCCAGGCCGGCCCGGCCGCGCATGACGTGGACCCGGGCCGTCGATTCCGAGCAGCCCATGGCCCGGGCGATATCCTCATAGGAGCGTTCCTCGATGACATGAAGGAGGAGCGCCGTCGCCTGCCGCCGGGGCAGCCGGCCGATGGCGGCGAGGACAGCCGCCCGGAGTTCCCGGTCTTCGAGCCCCTTTTCGGCCGTAGCCGAAACCCCGTCGTCCCCGGGATCGGTCAGGCCGTGGACCTCGTGGCGGAGGAAGCGCCGGCTCTTGCGCACGGCGTCGTAGGCCGAGGAGACGGCGATCCGCAGGATCAGGGCCTCGGGCCGTGGATGCCGGGCGATCGCCTCCCGCTTCTTCCAGACGACCGTCAGGGCGTCCTGGAGGGCGTCCTCGGCCGCCTCCCTCTGGCGGACGATCCGCCAGATCGAACGCATCATCCGCGGCTCGAGCGGCCGGACCAGGGCGTCGTAATCGAATTCCCGGCTCTCCACCGCGTCCGCCCTTTCGGGGACAATGTAATCCATGGACGCGGGAGAATCAAACCCCGGC
Coding sequences:
- a CDS encoding RNA polymerase sigma factor; the protein is MESREFDYDALVRPLEPRMMRSIWRIVRQREAAEDALQDALTVVWKKREAIARHPRPEALILRIAVSSAYDAVRKSRRFLRHEVHGLTDPGDDGVSATAEKGLEDRELRAAVLAAIGRLPRRQATALLLHVIEERSYEDIARAMGCSESTARVHVMRGRAGLARRLSRQFPGCAGRPDRAGRESRS